Part of the Arthrobacter gengyunqii genome is shown below.
CTCGGGAGCGGTCTCCTGGTCCTCGACCTTGACCTTGACGGAGTCAAAAACTCCCTCCTGGCCTGCGGACTTGCCCTCTTCCGCGCCGCCACAGGCGGACAGGAAGAGCAGGGCGGACAAACTTATGGCTAGTACTTTTCGCACACTACTTCTTTCAGTGGTGGACAGATGGGCCCGCGATGTCCCCGGCAGAGCCGGGTTTTGGGCGCGGACAGTCGACTCAAGCGTAGCGTTTCTGCCTGTGCGCTGCCTTGGAGTGATCGCCCCAGGCGGAAAAGACGCGAAACCCACCCGCAGCGGGCCACGCGGGCCGCACGCTAGAGGGTCGCCAGCAGGGCCTCCACCCGCTCATCCACTGCTGCAAACGGGTCCTTGCACAGGACGGTCTGCTGCGCGCGGTCATTGAGCTTAAGGTGCACCCAGTCAACGGTGAAATCACGGTTGGCGGCCTTGGCCCGGCGGACAAAGTCCCCCCGCAGCTTGGCCCGGGTGCTCTGCGGCGGAACGTCCACGGCTTCCTTGACCTGGATGTCTTCGACCACGCGCGCGGTTTCACCCCGGGACTGCAGCAGGTAGAAAAGCCCCCGCCGGCGGGAGATGTCATGGTAGGTCAGGTCAATCTGCGCCAGCCGCGAAGCGGCAAGGTCCAGGGAGTCGCGCTCCGCGTACCGGTCAACGAGTTTCTTCTTGATGGCCCAGTCAATTTCGGTATCGATGCCGGAAGTGTCCTGGGATTCGATTGCCAGAAGGGTGCGCTCCCACAGGTCCAGCACCCGTTCCACATGCGGATTGTGGGCGCCGTTGGCAGCAACGAAATCCTGCACCCGGGCCAGGTAGACACTTTGCAGTTCAAGCGCGGTCATGGTGCCGCCGTTGGCAAGCTTCAGCGGCATGCGGCCGGTCAGGTCGTGGGAAATTTCACGGATGCTGCGGATGGGATTCTCCAGCCGCAAATCCCGCATCACCGCTCCGGCTTCAATCATGCGGAGCATCAGGTCCACGGAACCGATTTTGAGCAGCGTTGTGGTCTCGGACATGTTGGAGTCCCCGGCGATGACGTGCAGCCGGCGGTAATGCTCGGCGTCGGCATGCGGCTCGTCGCGGGTGTTGATGATGGGGCGGGACCGCGTGGTGGCGGAAGAGACACCTTCCCAGATGTGGTCCGCCCGCTGCGAGAAGGCGTAGAGGGAGCCTGACTGCGTCTTAAGCACCTTTCCCGCACCGACGAGCAATTGCCGGGTGACCAGAAAGGGGATGAGGATGTCCGCCAGCCGGGAGAATTCCAGGCGCCGCGGAATGAGGTAGTTCTCGTGGCTTCCGTAGGAGTTTCCCGCCGAGTCGGTGTTGTTCTTGAACAGGTAGACGTTGCCGTTGAAGCCTTCGGCCCGGAGCCTGTCTTCCGCCTCGTCGACGAGGTCGTCCAGAATCAGTTCGCCGGCCCGGTCATGCGCCACAAGCTGTGCCAGATCGTCACATTCGGCCGTGGCGTACTCCGGATGGGACCCGACGTCGAGGTAGAGCCGGGAACCGTTGGTCAGGAACACGTTGGAGGAACGCCCCCAGCTCACCACTTTTCGAAACAGGTAGCGTGCCACTTCTTCGGGCGAGAGCGGGCGGGAGTCGGGGCCCGAGTAGGCAATTCCAAACTCGGTTTCAATTCCAAAGATCCTGCGGTCCATCAGTCTCCCTCCGGGCCGGACAGCAAGCGGTCCAGCTCTACGGTGTTGATTCTCCGGAATGCCCGCACGGCGCCCCGGGAGGAGAGCGGATTCCGGTCGAGCACCGCCACTTCCAACAGACCCGCGCCCAGCTGCTCCGGCTCGGAACCGGCGGATCCGTTGGCGGTGCCCGACGGCTCCGCGGGGGCGCGGGTGGCGGAGAGTGCGCCAACGGCCGT
Proteins encoded:
- the pafA gene encoding Pup--protein ligase, which gives rise to MDRRIFGIETEFGIAYSGPDSRPLSPEEVARYLFRKVVSWGRSSNVFLTNGSRLYLDVGSHPEYATAECDDLAQLVAHDRAGELILDDLVDEAEDRLRAEGFNGNVYLFKNNTDSAGNSYGSHENYLIPRRLEFSRLADILIPFLVTRQLLVGAGKVLKTQSGSLYAFSQRADHIWEGVSSATTRSRPIINTRDEPHADAEHYRRLHVIAGDSNMSETTTLLKIGSVDLMLRMIEAGAVMRDLRLENPIRSIREISHDLTGRMPLKLANGGTMTALELQSVYLARVQDFVAANGAHNPHVERVLDLWERTLLAIESQDTSGIDTEIDWAIKKKLVDRYAERDSLDLAASRLAQIDLTYHDISRRRGLFYLLQSRGETARVVEDIQVKEAVDVPPQSTRAKLRGDFVRRAKAANRDFTVDWVHLKLNDRAQQTVLCKDPFAAVDERVEALLATL